Genomic DNA from Equus quagga isolate Etosha38 unplaced genomic scaffold, UCLA_HA_Equagga_1.0 159860_RagTag, whole genome shotgun sequence:
CCCCAAGCAGCCCCATGTGCCCTGACCTCCAGCCTGGATCCGTTTTCCTGAGTCCCAGGCCCAGGGTGCCTCCCCTGACGGGATTCTGCCTCTTCCCTTAGGGCGGAGCCCCTGGACTCCCAGCTTCCttgccagggaggaggagagacatcCATCTGCTGGGGCCTGAGTGTGGCCTGGGGGACAGGCCGTCGGTCCCGGAATGCCCCTGCCTGAGCCCAGCGAGCAGGAGGCTGAGAGCGTGAAGGCCAGCCAGGAGCCATCCCCAGGCACCGATGTCGTCCCTGCAGCTCCCAAGAAGCCCAGGAAGTTCTCCAAACTGGTCCTGCTGACAGCCTCCAAAGACAGTGCCAAGGTGGCCGGTGCCAAGCGTAAAGGGGTGCACTGTATCATGTCCCTGGGGGTGCCCGGCCCCGCCACCCTTGCCAAGGCCCTCCTCAAGATCCACCCCGAGGCTCAGCGAGCCATTGAGGCAGCTCCCCAGGAGCCGGAGCAGAAACGCAGCAAACTGGACACAGGTGAGGCCCCGGTCTCAGCGAGCAGGGCTGGGAGCAAGCTGTCCCTGGGGCCAGAAGTCCCCTGACACAGGGGCAGCCAGGGGACAGACAGGCTAGGCTGGCTCTGGAGAGAGTA
This window encodes:
- the LOC124233187 gene encoding FLYWCH family member 2-like, translated to MPLPEPSEQEAESVKASQEPSPGTDVVPAAPKKPRKFSKLVLLTASKDSAKVAGAKRKGVHCIMSLGVPGPATLAKALLKIHPEAQRAIEAAPQEPEQKRSKLDTDGKEAGRLAGRPARSPSPGAKEPTVCPSMPSKSL